The window ACTTTCTGCGGCACTGCCGCGCCGTACACACGCCGAGGGACGCTCCCTTCCCGCGTCCCTCGGAAACGCCTGCCGCTTCGGTCTTCTTCGAAGCTCAGGCGTTCTTTTTCTTCTGCAGATACTCGTCGATGGCGGCGGCCGCCTTCTTGCCCGCGCCCATCGCCAGGATGACGGTCGCCGCGCCCGTCACGATGTCGCCGCCCGCGAATACGCCTTCCTTCGTCGTAGCTCCCGTCTCCTCGTCGGCGACGATGTTGCCGCGCTTCGTCGTATCCATGCCGGGCGTCGTCGTCGCGACGATGGGATTCGGCCCCGTGCCGATGGACATGATGACCGTATCGACGGGAAGCTCGAACTCCGAGCCTTCGATGGGCACGGGACGACGGCGTCCCGAATCGTCCGGCTCGCCAAGTTCCATCTTGATGCAGCGGATCGCCTTGACCCAGCCGTCTTCGTTGCCCAAGATTTCGACGGGATTGTTCAGCAAGCGGAAGTCGATGCCCTCTTCCTTCGCATGGTGCACTTCCTCGCGCCTTGCGGGCAGTTCTTCCTCGCTGCGGCGGTAGACGATGTAGACTTTCTCCGCGCCGAGCCGCAGCGCCGTGCGCGCCGCGTCCATGGCGACGTTGCCGCCGCCGACGACGGCAACGCCCCTGCCGACGTGAATCGGCGTCGCAAAATCGGGGAAACGGTATGCCTTCATGAGGTTGCAGCGCGTCAGGAACTCGTTGGCGGAATAGACGCCGTTGAGGTTTTCGCCGGGAATGTTCATGAAATGCGGCAAGCCCGCGCCCGTGCCGACGAAGACGGCGTCGAATCCCTCTTCTTCCATGAGTTCGTCGATCGTATAGAGCTTGCCGACAACGGAATTCAGCTCGATCGTCACGCCGAGCTTCCTGAGGTTTTCGACTTCCTTCTGCACGACGCCGTCCTTCGGCAGGCGGAACTCGGGAATGCCGTAGGAGAGCACGCCGCCCGCGACATGCAGCGCCTCAAAGATCGTCACGCGGTAGCCCTTTTTCGCGAGATCGCCGGCGCACGAGAGTCCCGCAGGACCTGCGCCGATGATTGCGACCTTCTGCGCGTCCGGGGCGAACTCGACGGGCTTGACCTCTTCTTCCTGCGCGAGCTGCCAATCCGCCGCGAAGCGCTCAAGTCTGCCGATGCCGACAGGCTCGCCGCGCTTGCCGAGGATGCAGAGCTTCTCGCACTGGTTCTCCTGCGGACAGACGCGGCCGCAGACGGCGGGCAGCGCATTGTCGCCCTTGATGATGTCGATCGCCGCCGCAAAATCGTGCGCCTTGATCTTCTGGATAAACTCGGGGATGCGCACGGACACAGGACAGCCCTTGCGGCACTGCGGCACCTTGCAGTTGAGACAGCGCTCAGCCTCGGCGATCGCCGTTTCCTCATCGTAGCCCAACGCCACTTCTTCAAAGTTGTGGGCGCGAACCTTCGGGTCTTGCTCAGGCATCTTATGTTTTTCCAGCACCAACGCCATGTCAATTCCTCCCCAAGCCGATGTTGCAGATGTGATCCTTCTCCTTCGCTTCCTGCGTGCGGTACATCCTGCCGCGCGCCATCAATCCGTGGAAATCGACGAGATGACCGTCGAACTCAGGGCCGTCGACGCAGGCGAACTTCGTCTCCTCGCCCACCTGCACGCGACAGCCGCCGCACATGCCCGTACCGTCAACCATGATGGGATTGAGGCTCACGATGGTCTTGATGCCGTAGGGGCGCGTGGCTTCGGCGACGCTCTTCATCATGACGCCCGGGCCTATCGCCGTGACCTGGTCGATCTTCTCGCCGCGCTTTATAAGTTCTTCGATGGCGTTCGTGACGAACCCCTTGATGCCGTAGGAGCCGTCGTCCGTCGTGATCAGAACCTCGTCGGAGATTGCCCTCATGCGATCTTCAAAGATGAGGATGTCCTTCGTCTTCGCACCGAGAATCGAGATGACCTTGTTGCCAAGTTCATGCGCCCCGCGTGCGATCGGATAGACGGGCGCGACGCCGATGCCGCCGCCGACGAAAACGACGGTTCCCATGTGATTGGAAAGCTCCGACGGCTGCCCCAGAGGGCCGACGAAGTCAAGAATAGAATCGCCCTCCTTGAGAGAGGCGAGGAGCCCAGTCGATGCGCCGACGACCTGGAAGAGGATCGTGACGATTCCCTTTTCGCGGTCGAAGTCGGCGATCGTCAGCGGTACACGCTCGCCTTCCTCATTGACGCGCAGGACGATGAACTGCCCCGGCAGAGCCTTCTTCGCCACGCGGGGTGCCTCGATATCGTACTCAAGGATGCCCGGTGACAACTCTTGCTTCTTTAAGATTCTGTACATTCCAATGCCCCTCCTCTGCATTAAAAAAACAAAGAATCAGATTTCTGACACGCCCTTTATCCTTCGGCAAATATGCCGCCCAAATACTCGTCAATCCCCGTGCGAATCGGCATGAGGTAGACATGTTCACCCTTTGCCCGCGCTTCTGCCAAAACATCACGCGCAAACGCGATGCTCCATGCAAGCGTCGGTTCGAAGTCCTTCGGGAACACGACCTGATTCTTCGTCTCCCAATAGCTCTCAGAGCGCTGCGAGGTCACGGGCGAGAGCCCCCAGTAAACCTCGATGCCTTCGAGCATGTCCGCATACATCGCGAGGAAGCGGCGATCGAAAAACGGCTGTGTGAAGAAGCCGACAGCGCCCGCCTGCAGTTTGCGGCGGATGCGGTAATCTTCCTGCCTCATGCTGCCGCGATACTGGTCGATGCCCGCAAAGACTCGAATCTCGGGCATTTCCTCGCGGAACTTCCGTATGACGTCGATGCTCTCCGTCGGATAGACGGTGTGCGTCATGTTCTGCGGCGCATCTCCCTCGATGACGAGGACTTCTCGAATCGCATGTTCGCGCAGGTAGTCCTCCATGGGCAGCGGCTTCGTGATATCGATGTCCATGGCGCGAATGTGCGGCACAGCGGGGAAAGTCTCGCCCGCAATCGCCGCACCCTCCCAACTGCGCACAGGAAGCCGCAGGAGGTCGGGGACGTTGATGAGATCGATCTTTCCCTCATATTTTTTCGTCTGCGCGAGTTCTTCACGCAGCGCCGCTTCATCGCGCGGCACAAGTTCAAGCGACACTTTGCTCATATCAATCACCTGCTCAACTCTAAAGGATACGCTTCTCGCACAGCCTCATCCATCGTCTCGAATGCCGGAATGAAGCGGGTCAAAATCTCCGTCACCAAAGCCCTTGCACGCGCACTGTCATAGATATGCGTCAAATCGTTGCGCGTGCGCAGCATGTCGAGCCACACGTCTTCCTCAAGAAAATCAAAGCAGCGGTATGCCGCCTTGATAATCTCCCTTGGCGACCCCGAAGCGGCAGTCGCCTTTCCCTCGTAACGCAGAAGCTCTTTCAGCACCTTCCAGCCAAGTTCAAACTGAATGAAAAACTTGTCGATGATGCCGCTGATGATGAACTCATTCTCCAAATCCTGCAGCGGAGCCTGCGCCAATACATGCAGATGACGGGAAAACTCGTCATACCTTTTCATACAAGATCACCCCATCGCGCAAAATCTCTGCAACAAGTTCCGCCGACGGCGATTCATTCATGTTGACGATGTCAAACGTCAGCAGCGTGTCCACTTTCTCCTCCACATCGAACGCGAAATCACGAAAATCGGCACAGTCATAGACGGCGATATCCACGTCACTTTTCTCCGCTTGCAACCTGCGCGCCCGTGAGCCAAAAAGCACCAGTTTTCCTACATCGTAGCGCTTTGCCAGATCTCGAAGCTGGGCGAAGATTTTTTCCTCGCGCACCGTCCAACAAATTTGCGGCTCAGCCATCGTTTTCATTCGCATGACCTTCCCTTGTGCTCCAAGCGCCTTGCTGCCTCAGAACAATCCCGTGATTCTACCGTCTTCCGTGATGTCCATATCCATCGCCGCCGGATGCTTGGGAAGCCCCGGCATCGTGAGGATGCTGCCCGTCAGGGCGACGACGAAACCCGCGCCCGCCGCGAGGCGAAGCTCGCGCACCGTGATGCGAAAGCCCTCGGGCCTGCCGAGAAGCGCGGCGTCGTCGGAAAGCGAATACTGCGTCTTCGCCATGCACACGGGCATCTTGTCGAAGCCCAGCGCTTCCAATTCCTCAAGCTCTCTTTGCGCTTCCTTCGTAAAATCGACGCCTGCCGCGCCGTAAATCTCACGCGCAATCTTGCCGATTTTTTCAGGGATAGTCTCCTTCTCATCGTAGATATAGCGAAAGTCCGCCTTCTTTTGAAGCGCCGCCTCGACCTTCTCGGCAAGCGCCTCGCCGCCCTCGCCTCCCTTCGCCCAGACCTCGGACAGAGCGACCTCGGCACCGAGCGCCTCGCACTCGCGGCGCACGAAATCAAGCTCTTCGGCCGTATCGGTCGGGAAGGCGTTGACGGCGACGACGGCGGGCAAACCGAACTTCTGCACGTTCTCGATGTGCTTGGCGAGATTCGCCATGCCCTTTTTGAGCGCCGTCATGTCAACCTTCTCCAATTCCTTCTTGGAGAGTCCGCCGTGCATCTTGAGCGCACGCACCGTCGCGACAATGACGACGGCGTCGGGAGAAATCCCCGCAAAGCGACACTTGATGTC of the Selenomonas sputigena genome contains:
- the gltA gene encoding NADPH-dependent glutamate synthase, whose product is MALVLEKHKMPEQDPKVRAHNFEEVALGYDEETAIAEAERCLNCKVPQCRKGCPVSVRIPEFIQKIKAHDFAAAIDIIKGDNALPAVCGRVCPQENQCEKLCILGKRGEPVGIGRLERFAADWQLAQEEEVKPVEFAPDAQKVAIIGAGPAGLSCAGDLAKKGYRVTIFEALHVAGGVLSYGIPEFRLPKDGVVQKEVENLRKLGVTIELNSVVGKLYTIDELMEEEGFDAVFVGTGAGLPHFMNIPGENLNGVYSANEFLTRCNLMKAYRFPDFATPIHVGRGVAVVGGGNVAMDAARTALRLGAEKVYIVYRRSEEELPARREEVHHAKEEGIDFRLLNNPVEILGNEDGWVKAIRCIKMELGEPDDSGRRRPVPIEGSEFELPVDTVIMSIGTGPNPIVATTTPGMDTTKRGNIVADEETGATTKEGVFAGGDIVTGAATVILAMGAGKKAAAAIDEYLQKKKNA
- a CDS encoding sulfide/dihydroorotate dehydrogenase-like FAD/NAD-binding protein, which codes for MYRILKKQELSPGILEYDIEAPRVAKKALPGQFIVLRVNEEGERVPLTIADFDREKGIVTILFQVVGASTGLLASLKEGDSILDFVGPLGQPSELSNHMGTVVFVGGGIGVAPVYPIARGAHELGNKVISILGAKTKDILIFEDRMRAISDEVLITTDDGSYGIKGFVTNAIEELIKRGEKIDQVTAIGPGVMMKSVAEATRPYGIKTIVSLNPIMVDGTGMCGGCRVQVGEETKFACVDGPEFDGHLVDFHGLMARGRMYRTQEAKEKDHICNIGLGRN
- a CDS encoding methylenetetrahydrofolate reductase; the encoded protein is MSKVSLELVPRDEAALREELAQTKKYEGKIDLINVPDLLRLPVRSWEGAAIAGETFPAVPHIRAMDIDITKPLPMEDYLREHAIREVLVIEGDAPQNMTHTVYPTESIDVIRKFREEMPEIRVFAGIDQYRGSMRQEDYRIRRKLQAGAVGFFTQPFFDRRFLAMYADMLEGIEVYWGLSPVTSQRSESYWETKNQVVFPKDFEPTLAWSIAFARDVLAEARAKGEHVYLMPIRTGIDEYLGGIFAEG
- a CDS encoding HI0074 family nucleotidyltransferase substrate-binding subunit; translated protein: MKRYDEFSRHLHVLAQAPLQDLENEFIISGIIDKFFIQFELGWKVLKELLRYEGKATAASGSPREIIKAAYRCFDFLEEDVWLDMLRTRNDLTHIYDSARARALVTEILTRFIPAFETMDEAVREAYPLELSR
- a CDS encoding nucleotidyltransferase domain-containing protein, whose protein sequence is MKTMAEPQICWTVREEKIFAQLRDLAKRYDVGKLVLFGSRARRLQAEKSDVDIAVYDCADFRDFAFDVEEKVDTLLTFDIVNMNESPSAELVAEILRDGVILYEKV